The Girardinichthys multiradiatus isolate DD_20200921_A chromosome 21, DD_fGirMul_XY1, whole genome shotgun sequence genomic sequence TTTTGAAGTAGTTTGTGGTATCTTTacataactttattttaaagaattttaatAACTGATTTACATTGAAACCAAATAGCCATAGTTTTAAATGACTTGCCGTGTTCCAATGACTCTGACTAGAGGTTTGGTATGATCTTTCTCCACCCTATAAGACTTTAGCACATCACTGTGATCTGTATCAATCTGGCTTTCTGTTATTTGAGTGGCTGTGTGAGTTCTGGGACACGGTGGATTTATTTCCTCCCTCTCTTTGGAACATGTGAAGTCCAGATGTTTACACGGATAAGCTGTTTTTACTGTAACAGTAGCTGGAATATAACTAGGACCTTGgataatgtttattttctcctttgCCTAGTATAAACTGTACAGACCTGCATAGCTCTGCTTCCAGGGCTGAATGTCCATCCCAGTCCGGCAGAAGGAGCGGTCAGTGTGAGCCTCTGTGCTGTACAGAACTTCCTGGAGCTGTTTGTCTCCGGGCTTCTTGGCTTTCACTCGCACCTAAAGCAACATGAAAACAGTGTTATGGCTTCCCTCAATACGTCCGCCTGTTCTTCATGCACCTTCACAGTGAATTGTCTCATGCCTCCAAGATGGTAGTTTCTTTCTCCTTCAGCttccctgttttgtttttcacctgcgTCTTCTTGGTATCGACCCACACGACCCTCTCCTTCACGTCTGACCTGGACAAACATAACCAAACACTTGATAAAACTCTACCTTTAGGAAACACTACAAGGGACACTTCATCTGACATTGTGAACTCACTCTTGGATGCCCAGATCCGCCAGCGTGGTCTCCAGGAAAGGAAAGGCTTGGTGAGCAGCATCAGGCCGCAGCTCAATGGGCAGTGCCACCGACATGGGGATCTCCTGCTCCACCTCAACGCGCACCATCAAACCTTTTGGCTCGTGGAGCTTCCCGCCTGTTGGCTTGCCTCGTCTTCCATCGGCCTCTCCCTCCTCCAACAaggcctgctttttgtctgcTGCCAGCTTGAATCACTGTTCTGTTCCTCAAACAATGCGCTGCACCCTCTTTGCTTAGGGACTCTTATCAGTACGACCGATGCTCCCTGTCTGCACCTCCTGTCTCCAGCTGTTCTTTATTCCTGGCCTGTGCTGATGCAGATACCAGCTGGGTGCGCTCTCCACCTCCTCCCAGTGGGGTGATGATTCCGAGCTCTGCCTCTAGGAACTGTATATTCATGCAGACCTGAGCTCTGCCCTGGCTGATATAAGCAGCCAGTGAGAATGTGTGTTATGTGTCGCTCAGGTGTCAGGTTTATTAGACTGTCAGAGAGCTGACTGACAGATGGTTGGAGTTTGTGTTTATACTCACAATGATATAGGCAGGAGAGGTTTTTTAAGTATCTTCAGTCAAAGTGTAAATGCTTCCAGCTACATGATTAATATATTTTGGATGAACATGTAAGCTGACATGAAACATTAAAAAGCTAACATCTGACCTTAGGTCGAGTATGGACGACAGATTTATGACAGTGTGTAATGAAATGCCGTCTCATCTCGACCTCTGCTCGTCCATTTGTGACCTCTGGTTATTTCTGCTGAGGTGAACGCTAGGTTGGTGTATGAGCCTCTCATAGCACCGCCACATTCTCCgcttttggaaaaaataaaacgttCCACCTTCTTTTTGTAAGTTGCATGTGCAACATGAGTTGAGAAATGCAATGTACCTACTTTTTCAGGCTTGAACTTCTAAATTCCTCAGGCTTCTGTAGCCAAATGTCAAAGGGTAAATACAAAAGTCAATTGATGGCTGGACAATCAGATAATGAATctgatagatagatggatagacaAAACAAACCATTGTCTAGGTGGACAATTGCATGTTCAATTATATGGATAGTGGTAAGATAAACAAATGGATGTATGGCATTAAAGGATGGATATATAAATGGATGGGTGGATTAACATGGAGGAATATAACATTTAGACAACAGTTAAAAGTCTAAACTGTTTGTGCCTaggatgtgtgtgtggttgttagCTTCCCTTTTCCTTATCCTAGACCCGTCCaaatcctggatggagggaaggtccgTCCTAACTGTCCATTGTAGTTTGGAACTGTCCTGATTTGTGGCTAAAACCAAACCTAAAACTAAGGACGAACACAGAACAGACTTGTCAGGGTCCTGGATCAGATAattgacagtggtgtcatctgcagacTTCAAGAGTTTCACGGACAACTTGGCTGAGGTGGAGTCATTTATGCacaaaaaggagaagacaaGTGAGatgagaacacacccctgggggctGCCAGCGCTGtgaaattccatactttttcaGAGTGCGTATGAACCCCGTATATGTTCACTCAGAATTCATGCGCAACAACTAATGTTGACATACAAACAGCAGTTTTTCCACCTGCATCCCTAACCGGACTGTGACCCTGCCTTCCCAGCACTGTCCAGTGTCTGTAAACATTGTGACATCACGCTGACAACTTCGACACATACAACCTATGGTAATATCTGGCTTTTCTACAAGGAAGTAGTCTACTTCTTGATGCACATTTACAGAACTACAGCTATAGGAAGCTGTATGTTTGCATAAAAACATATCGTAACAGCTGGAAGGAGGATTTTCTGGCAGAGAACTGTAGCCTGCTATTACCAAAAGTGTTCAAACACATCATCATTCCAGCGAGCTGATGTAAATCTCTGGATGTATTTCTGCTCTCTGACTGCAGGACTGACCTCAGCTCAGGCTTCAGTTGCACCGAGGTGCCACAAACATACAGCATTGGTGCCCAGTTTATTTAACATGGAAACTCTTCATCAGTGCAAATATTCAGGCATGAGGTTGTAGGTTAAACTCCTGCAAATTCCAGCATCATTATGCTTCTAACCAGTAGATATAGATTCAACATTTAATCAGTGTTTATGCAAGGGCAATAAAAAGTATgctcttaaaaataaaacttatcaAACAAGCTGCCTCACTAAACCAGTCATTTTAGGTTAAATAGAACATATGAATTGTCTTTAATcaatttttgaaatgtaaatgcaGATATAATTATTGATTTTATTGAACCAATGGTATTAAAATCACAACCATACTGACAGTTTTTAGGTTCGGAAACCCAAGAACAGAGTTTTGTGCTCATTATATTTACACCAATATATGAAGAACTGTCTGATATGGCCGGGCGCTTACAGATAcacttttttaaaaagcaacgctggactttttttgtttaagaaaaagtcaattagcattttattgaagCTAACagctctgcagaccccacacatccagCACACAAACGGTTTTgatttttaccttcaggtcggcgtCTCTCTGATGAACCCTTCAGAGTGCCCTGATCATTCAGCCATGTCTTTATCATTTGTAAAAACACCACACataaacattatatatatatatatatatatataggtacgATGTCTTCGTTGGGAACAAAGTGGTACTGAAGTACTTGTGTGCACAACcctggcaaataaagctgattctgcttaaaaaacaaatgatacaATCAAAgctttgctttaaaacatttaatacactaaaatcttttaaaaagcttgaaaacaaacaatatgtaacaccaacaacacatttttattaaaacatatgaacacattaaaaactgaaatggcTAATTTCattctatttttaaaaagtgtatacaAAGCACAAACTGCTGCAACAGATTATCTCTTGttaataaaaaagtgaaaagataaaacatgaaattttCTAGCGAGACTGATTCAGACTGATGGTGATGCTTCTGTAGGGCTCAGTCTGGCAGGCAGTCACTTGTTTATCTGACAGCAGCTCTGCAGAAGGAAATGATTACAGATGAACTTTAAATCATCAGTTTGTTGATTGTCACTACTCAGGAACTAAGACACTTTGTACTGGATGTTACGGAACAGCAGATTTCCTCACCCAGCAGTTTGTCAAGAGTGTGAGCTGCAGTAAAGCGGTCAGCCTCTGGGGGCAGCAAAGAGTCAAAGGTGACCTCACCGAGTCTCTGCAGGGTGGAGGTGATCCAGCTGGAAATAAACATGCAGGTAACAAGACTGATGAGCACGCAGTAGGAATGAAATTCCTGAAAGATCTGACCATTAAATAAATAGACTCACAGCAAGCAATTAGAATTATGTTTTAACAATGCTGGAACACTGAAGCCAACACTATCGCTCTAAATACTAGATTTTTAAGAGAATCACCAAAGCAAATACCATCAAAATGTCACATACAGACGTATGCTGAGACTCACACGGACCATCTCAGCTTTATTAAACAACTAATATTCCATGTAGTTAGACATACGCTCAACCCTGGATGATTTGTTTCACACTCATACCTTGA encodes the following:
- the si:ch211-196f5.2 gene encoding uncharacterized protein si:ch211-196f5.2 — translated: MNIQFLEAELGIITPLGGGGERTQLVSASAQARNKEQLETGDKKQALLEEGEADGRRGKPTGGKLHEPKGLMVRVEVEQEIPMSVALPIELRPDAAHQAFPFLETTLADLGIQESDVKERVVWVDTKKTQVKNKTGKLKEKETTILEVRVKAKKPGDKQLQEVLYSTEAHTDRSFCRTGMDIQPWKQSYAGKNRLNPVEMTMALDLENRQPGNNEAQDQRDI